A stretch of Corallococcus exiguus DNA encodes these proteins:
- the accD gene encoding acetyl-CoA carboxylase, carboxyltransferase subunit beta, giving the protein MAWFSKKPRIAVDAEKAAEPQPSRMQGLWAKCEQCDEIIYRQELEKNWMVCMHCEHHHAWTARARLAATLDPDSFEEFDKELEPQDPLGFTDSKKYKDRLKSTRKNLEENDAFISGVGRIEGHPVSIGSFVFEFMGGSMGSVVGEKVTRVFERAFELKCPAVVFSASGGARMQEGIFSLMQMAKTSAAIARFRTSGKPYVSVMLNPTTGGVAASFSWLGDIILAEPKALIGFAGPRVIEQTIRQKLPEGFQRSEFLLDHGMIDAIVHRKDLRGKLGQILGMLG; this is encoded by the coding sequence CGCCGTCGACGCAGAGAAAGCCGCCGAGCCCCAGCCCTCCCGCATGCAGGGACTCTGGGCCAAGTGCGAGCAGTGCGACGAGATCATCTACCGCCAGGAGCTCGAGAAGAACTGGATGGTGTGCATGCACTGCGAGCACCACCACGCCTGGACGGCTCGCGCGCGGCTGGCGGCCACGTTGGATCCGGACTCCTTCGAGGAGTTCGACAAGGAGCTGGAGCCCCAGGACCCGCTCGGCTTCACCGACTCCAAGAAGTACAAGGACCGGCTCAAGTCCACGCGCAAGAACCTGGAGGAGAACGACGCGTTCATCTCCGGCGTGGGCCGCATCGAGGGCCACCCCGTCTCCATTGGCAGCTTCGTCTTCGAGTTCATGGGCGGCTCCATGGGCTCCGTGGTGGGTGAGAAGGTCACGCGCGTGTTCGAGCGCGCCTTCGAGCTCAAGTGCCCCGCGGTGGTGTTCTCCGCGTCCGGCGGCGCGCGCATGCAGGAGGGCATCTTCTCCCTGATGCAGATGGCGAAGACGTCCGCGGCCATTGCCCGCTTCCGCACCAGCGGCAAGCCGTACGTCTCCGTGATGCTCAACCCCACCACGGGCGGCGTGGCCGCGTCCTTCTCCTGGCTGGGCGACATCATCCTCGCGGAGCCCAAGGCCCTCATCGGCTTCGCCGGCCCGCGCGTCATCGAGCAGACCATCCGCCAGAAGCTGCCGGAGGGCTTCCAGCGCTCGGAGTTCCTGTTGGATCACGGGATGATCGACGCCATCGTCCACCGCAAGGACCTGCGCGGGAAGCTGGGGCAGATCCTCGGCATGCTGGGGTAG